Genomic DNA from Candidatus Polarisedimenticolia bacterium:
CGAAAGCCTGCGCGAGCGGATGAACCGGCTCGAGGGAGAGAAAGGGAAGAGCCTGCCGTGAGCGGGCGCGCCGGGGGGGTCAACGAGGGGGATGGTACCAGTATTCCCGGGCGAACCGGTCGATCTTCTCGGGGGAGAAGAAATACCACCAGAAACTCCGGGCGATCAGCGTGAAGTAGTGCCAGTCGCCGTGGCTGTCGAACTTCCGCGCCGAGGCAATCGCTTTGGCGGCCGTCGCCCGCACCAGACCCTGTCGCCGCCGCTTTCCCAGGCGCCGGAGCTTGAGCAGGAAGCGGACGTCTTCGGCGTACAGCATGTCCTCGTCGTACCCGCCGACGGTCTCGAAGTCCTCCTTCCGGCAAAATACGACCCCCGTGTCCATGCGGGTGGTCCAGACCAGGATCATCAGCACGGCGTAGATGCCCGCGATTCCCGGCGACATTCGCTCCATCGTCGCGCCCGTCGCTCCGCCGACCGCTTCCGGCGAGGCGAGGGCCCGCTCGATCGCGCCGAACGTGTCGGGATGGATCCTGAAGTCGGCGTCCACGAAGGCGAGAATCTCCCCCCGCGCGACGGCGGCGCCGCCGTTGCGGGCGGCGCCGATGACGCGCTTCTCCACGCGGGCGACCCGACACCCCCGCCGGCGGGCCACTTCCGCGGTGCGGTCGCTCGAATCGTTGTCGGCGACGATCACCTCCACGCCCTCCGCGCCCGCGGCGTACCGCGCGCGGGCCGCGTCGACGGTGTCGAGAAGTCGCGGCAGGTAGGTCTCCTCGTTGTAAGCGGGGATGATGAGCGAAACGCGCGGGCGGCCGGGAAACGCGTTCATCACCGTCCTCCGGGACGGGCTGCCGCGGCGCCGCGGCTGACGATCGCGATCTTGTCGACGCCCGCCGCGCTCGCCTGATCCAGGATGCGGACCACCTGGGGATAATCCGCTCCCGGATCCGCCTCGAAGAAGAGAGGCTCTCCGGCCTTCCCCTGGAACGCCGACTTCAAGGCGCTCTCCAAAGAGCCGGGAAGAACCTCGCGGTCGTTCAGGTAGACCTGGTTGTCCGCCGTGACCCGCACGAAGACCCGATCCTTCTTTTCCTTCCCGGCCCCCGCTTCCGAGCGGACGACTTTGGAGATTCCGAGATCGAGCGCCGTCCGGGGGGGCGGCGTGATGACCATGAAGATGATCAGCAGCACCAGGACGACGTCCACCAGGGGGGTGACGTTGATCTCCGAGCGGATGGGAGTGGTGGAGATCCGCGCCCCTCCCGGAACGTGCCCGACTCCTTGCGCCAGGATGCGGCGGGTGGAGACGCCTCCCGGGGAAGCCAGCGCCTCGAGGAAGAAAGTCGAGAAGCGGCGGGCCCGGAACACGGCGAGATCGACCTTGTCGCTGATGAAGTTGTAGGCCCAGGTCGCGGGGATCGCCACGAAGAGTCCGAGGGCGGTGGTGATGAGCGCCTCGGCGATCCCCAGGGAGACGCCCGCCAGGCCCCCGCCGATCTTTCCCAGCGAGTCGAAGGCCCGGATGATCCCCAGCACCGTGCCGAGCAGGCCGACGAAAGGGGCCGTCGCCGAGATCGTGCCGATGATGGGAAGGCCCCGGCGCAGGTCGAGGTTCAGCCGGGCGAGCTGCCGGTCGACGCTCCACCGGGCGAGCAGAAGGCGGCGGTTGATCTCCCATTCCGCCAGCCCGCCGGCCTCGAAGTCGATGCCGCTTTCGCGGACCATCTCCGATTCGGGACACATCGAGCAGCGCTCGGCCAGAGGGACGACCTCCGTGAGGATGCCGCTCTGCAGCGCCGCCTGGGCCAGGGGAACGAACCGATCGGTATCACGGCGGGCGATCCACAGCCCGGCGGTCCGCTCCACCACGATGGCGATCGACGCCAGCGACATCATCCCCAGGAGGAGAATCACCGCCTGCGCCGGGACGCCGAGGGTGGCCCAGAATCGCATCAGCTCGGAGGACACGGGCCGCCGCTCCCTATCTCATTTCCGGAGCCGGTAGCCGGAGCGCAGCATCTGGAGGCAGACGCCGAAGAGGAGCGCGGTGACGATCGACAGCGCCGCGAGGCTCCATCCGGGGTCCACGTCGGAGACTCCGAGGAACCCGTACCGGAGCGCGTTGATCATGTACAGCAGGGGATTGATGAGAGAGACGTTGCGCCAGAAAGGGGGCAGGGTGTCGATCGAGTAGAAGACTCCGCCGAGATAGGTCAGCGGCGTGATGATGAAGGTCGGGAACAGCGCCAGGTCGTCGAATTTCTCCGCCCAGATTCCGGCGGTCACGCCGGCCAGGGAGAACAACGCCGCCGAGAGCAGCGCCACCAGGATCAGGTAGAGCGGATGGGCGAAGGGAGGCGGGCCGAAGAGGCAGGCGGCCGCCAGGATGCACGTTCCCACCAGCAGTCCCCGGAACATCCCGCCGAGCATGTAGCCGGCGATGATCTCGGCGTGCCCGATCGGCGCCATCAGGATGTCCACGATGTTCCCCTCGAACTTCGAGATCATCAGCGAGGAGGAGGGGTTCTGGAAGGAGTTGTTCACCAGTCCCATCATCACGAGGCCGGGGATCAGGAAATGGAGGTAGCTGTGGCCGTGGAAGGAGCCGAACCGGCTCCCCAGCGAGAACCCGAAGATGAAGAGGTAGAGCAACGCCGAGATGACGGGCGCCAGCAGCGTCTGGTTGATGACGATGAAGAAGCGGTGGACCTCGCGGAAGAAGAGGGTCCGAAACGGCAGGGGGAGGAAGCCTCCGGCCAGGGCGCTCATGGGGCGCTTCCCGCGGCGATCTGCCCGGCGGCATCCGGCTGGAGCTTCTCGTCGGTGAGCTGGAGGAAGACGTCCTCCAGGCCGGCTCCTTCCACCTGCAGATCGGCGAAGGCGATTTGGCCTCGCCCCAGGAGCTCGAACAGCCGCTGGAGCGATCCGTCGCCCCGGTCCACCCGCAGCATGGCGCTCGTGCCGTCCGCCGAAAGGGAGGCGCCCATCTCCGCGAGCGGCGCCGGAAGGCGGGGCTGCGGGGAGGCGAATTCCAGCGTGACCTTGCGGTGCTGGATCTGGCGCATGAGGGCGTCCTTGCTATCCAGGGCCACGAAGACGCCGCGATGGATGATTCCGACCCGCTCGCACAGCTCCTCCGCCTCGTCCAGGTAGTGGGTGGTCAGCACGACCGTCGTGCCGGCGGCGTGGACCTGGCGCACCAGGCTCCAGAGAGACCGCCGCAGCGCCACGTCCACCCCCGCCGTCGGCTCGTCCAGGATCAGGATCGGCGGCCGGTGGACCATCGCCTTCGCCACGAGCAGGCGCCGTTTCATGCCGCCGGAGAGCTGCCGGATCGTCTTCCCTTCGTGCTCCTTCAACTCGAGGCGATCGAGCAGCTCCTCGATCCACGGGCCGTTGCCCGTCACCCCGTAGTAACCGGACTGGATCTTCAGCGTCTGCCGCACGGTGAAGAAGTGATCGTAGACCAGCTCCTGGGGGACGGCCCCGAGGAGCGCCCGCGTGATCCGGTAGTCGCGATCCACGTCGTAGCCGAAGATCCGGACTTCGCCGGCGTCGCGCCGGACGAGGCCGGTGAGGAGGTTAATCAGGGTCGACTTTCCGGCCCCGTTCGGCCCGAGAAGCCCGAAGAGCTCCCCCCGGGGAATCGACAGGGTGATGCCGTCCAGCGCGCGAACCGCGCCGTAGCTCTTGGTCGCGCTCCGCACTTCGATGGCGGGGACCGGAGGATCGGGAATGGCGATTTTCTTCACTCGATCGATCAGCCCTTGGACTTCTTGCCGGATCCCGCCGCCGGCGGCTCGCCGGTCCGCGTTCCGGAGAAGGTGTAGTTCACGACGTTGCCGTCGGTCTTGGTCCAGGTCATCTGGCCGCTCACTGTGTCGCCGCTGACCTCGCCATGCCAGTGGATCTTCCCTTCCTTCTTGCTCTCCGTGTCGGCCATGAAGTGGTTCCCCTCCACCTTGTAGGAGGCCGGGCCGAAGCCGTAGGGATCGCATCCGGGGGAGTGAAACTTGCCGCCCTTGAGGATCAGCGTGTCATCCGATTCCTTCTCTCCCTTGGCGGCGGCGTCGGCATCGGGCGTGATCTTCACTTTCCAGACTCCCTCGGCGCCCGACCTGTCTTTGGCGAAGATCGCCGGCGCGGCGGCCGTGGCGGCCAGGACGAGGATCACAACTGCGAGCGCGAGAATCCTATTCCGCATGTCGATTTTCCTCCTCGAAGGGTTGAGAACGGAGGAAGTCTATCGAGGCGGGTGAGGCGAGTCAAAGCCCCGGTGCGGGCCCGCGCGGCGCTCACGAGTCATTCCGGCGCCTTGGGAGGACGTGCGGCTGAAACACTCCGGCGCGGCATTCCCGCGGGGAAGGGCCACTCCGGCCGGTCAGCGCGCCAGGGCGAAGTCCACGATCACGGTGAAATAGACGGCGACGGGACGATCTTGCTGGGTTCCGGGCCGATAGCGCCAGCGCGCCACCGCGGCGCTGGCGGCTTCGCCGAAGCCGACGTGAGGCGGAGTCTCCCGCAAGATCCTCACCGAGGCGACGGTCCCGTCGATCTGGACGATCGCTTCCAGGATCACCCGGCCCGAAACTCCAGCCCGCCGCGCCAGCTCCGGATAGCGGGGGAGGACCTTCGAAGATTCGATCAGGACGGGCTCGGTGACGTCTCCGATGCCGGGCCGCCGGATGGGATCGAGATCGGCCTCTTCGCCGCGGATCCCCGGACCGACGCCCAAGGAGCCGTCGGGATCGCAGCCCTCCCCGGCGCAAAGGGCGCCGCGTCGGCCGCCGGCCTCTCCGTCGAGCGCTCCGGCCGGAT
This window encodes:
- a CDS encoding glycosyltransferase; its protein translation is MNAFPGRPRVSLIIPAYNEETYLPRLLDTVDAARARYAAGAEGVEVIVADNDSSDRTAEVARRRGCRVARVEKRVIGAARNGGAAVARGEILAFVDADFRIHPDTFGAIERALASPEAVGGATGATMERMSPGIAGIYAVLMILVWTTRMDTGVVFCRKEDFETVGGYDEDMLYAEDVRFLLKLRRLGKRRRQGLVRATAAKAIASARKFDSHGDWHYFTLIARSFWWYFFSPEKIDRFAREYWYHPPR
- a CDS encoding MotA/TolQ/ExbB proton channel family protein, translating into MSSELMRFWATLGVPAQAVILLLGMMSLASIAIVVERTAGLWIARRDTDRFVPLAQAALQSGILTEVVPLAERCSMCPESEMVRESGIDFEAGGLAEWEINRRLLLARWSVDRQLARLNLDLRRGLPIIGTISATAPFVGLLGTVLGIIRAFDSLGKIGGGLAGVSLGIAEALITTALGLFVAIPATWAYNFISDKVDLAVFRARRFSTFFLEALASPGGVSTRRILAQGVGHVPGGARISTTPIRSEINVTPLVDVVLVLLIIFMVITPPPRTALDLGISKVVRSEAGAGKEKKDRVFVRVTADNQVYLNDREVLPGSLESALKSAFQGKAGEPLFFEADPGADYPQVVRILDQASAAGVDKIAIVSRGAAAARPGGR
- a CDS encoding ABC transporter permease encodes the protein MSALAGGFLPLPFRTLFFREVHRFFIVINQTLLAPVISALLYLFIFGFSLGSRFGSFHGHSYLHFLIPGLVMMGLVNNSFQNPSSSLMISKFEGNIVDILMAPIGHAEIIAGYMLGGMFRGLLVGTCILAAACLFGPPPFAHPLYLILVALLSAALFSLAGVTAGIWAEKFDDLALFPTFIITPLTYLGGVFYSIDTLPPFWRNVSLINPLLYMINALRYGFLGVSDVDPGWSLAALSIVTALLFGVCLQMLRSGYRLRK
- a CDS encoding ABC transporter ATP-binding protein → MKKIAIPDPPVPAIEVRSATKSYGAVRALDGITLSIPRGELFGLLGPNGAGKSTLINLLTGLVRRDAGEVRIFGYDVDRDYRITRALLGAVPQELVYDHFFTVRQTLKIQSGYYGVTGNGPWIEELLDRLELKEHEGKTIRQLSGGMKRRLLVAKAMVHRPPILILDEPTAGVDVALRRSLWSLVRQVHAAGTTVVLTTHYLDEAEELCERVGIIHRGVFVALDSKDALMRQIQHRKVTLEFASPQPRLPAPLAEMGASLSADGTSAMLRVDRGDGSLQRLFELLGRGQIAFADLQVEGAGLEDVFLQLTDEKLQPDAAGQIAAGSAP
- a CDS encoding energy transducer TonB; the encoded protein is MFDRLPASRSPRLDPLGAALTGLSLLLHGSAVVSLVLASCLTLPPIAFPKMRPLIAPVFFLPLSTGGGPAPKLGRPHPSSPSPASQPPAETRRLEPPREMPDASSQPPADSPSGPVQETSDGTSPQGDPAGALDGEAGGRRGALCAGEGCDPDGSLGVGPGIRGEEADLDPIRRPGIGDVTEPVLIESSKVLPRYPELARRAGVSGRVILEAIVQIDGTVASVRILRETPPHVGFGEAASAAVARWRYRPGTQQDRPVAVYFTVIVDFALAR